From Planococcus halocryophilus, the proteins below share one genomic window:
- a CDS encoding ABC transporter ATP-binding protein, whose protein sequence is MVRLFTEELNISYGDRLIVKDLSVEIPDKKITTIIGSNGCGKSTLLKAMTRVITHQSGTVVLDGGNIAQENTKSLAKKMAILPQTPDSAAGLTVGELVSYGRFPYQKGFGRLSKKDYDIINWALDVTGTQFFKYHPVDALSGGQRQRVWIAMALAQETEMIFLDEPTTYLDMAHQLEILELLQQLNKEQERTIIMVLHDLNQAARFADHIIAMKDGKIVKAGNCHDVITQPVLKEVFRIDAEIGLDPRTQKPMCTTYNLIKGV, encoded by the coding sequence ATGGTGCGCTTATTCACCGAGGAGCTAAATATTAGCTACGGAGATCGCTTGATTGTGAAGGATTTGTCTGTAGAAATTCCGGATAAAAAGATTACGACAATCATCGGTTCGAATGGCTGCGGAAAATCTACGCTTTTAAAAGCGATGACTCGTGTGATTACGCATCAATCCGGAACAGTGGTTTTAGATGGCGGCAATATTGCACAAGAAAACACAAAATCACTCGCAAAGAAAATGGCGATTCTTCCCCAAACACCTGATAGTGCTGCTGGACTTACAGTTGGTGAACTCGTTTCTTACGGCCGCTTTCCTTACCAAAAAGGATTTGGCCGCCTGTCTAAAAAAGACTATGACATCATCAATTGGGCACTCGATGTTACAGGCACACAGTTTTTTAAATACCATCCGGTCGATGCGTTATCTGGTGGTCAACGTCAACGTGTATGGATTGCAATGGCGCTTGCACAAGAAACTGAAATGATTTTCTTAGATGAGCCTACGACTTACCTGGACATGGCGCATCAGCTAGAAATATTGGAGCTCTTGCAACAACTCAATAAAGAACAAGAACGAACCATCATTATGGTACTTCACGATTTAAACCAAGCCGCTCGTTTTGCAGACCATATTATTGCGATGAAAGACGGCAAAATCGTTAAAGCCGGCAATTGCCATGACGTGATTACGCAACCAGTCCTGAAAGAAGTTTTTCGAATTGATGCAGAAATCGGGCTTGACCCGCGAACTCAAAAACCAATGTGCACAACTTATAACTTAATCAAAGGAGTTTAA
- a CDS encoding sugar ABC transporter ATP-binding protein, whose translation MAEPLLSMSAIGKKFGTVTALQNAEFHLKKGEVHAILGVNGAGKSTLIKILSGVYQQDNGTIYLDGSLVQLATPKSAKENGIYCVYQEVDTAIVADLTVAENILLDTFANRGKLFISRQKLNDKARMILHELQVDHINVQQKAMHLTLAEKQMVLIARALVHSAKIIIFDEPTAPLSIHESEKLYAVISKLKRKGVGCVFISHRLPEVFEISDRITVMREGARVETYATVDADQSQVIEAMLGEALSHELEPSTHFQGTPFLQVENLSDGYKLKNLSLTVSSGEVVGVVGLVGAGKTELAKALFGATPLTSGTIKLKGNVTKIKHPADAIKAGMALIPEERRKEGLFVQESLEINATFPNLKKFSKGLFINRKAEKRYANEIIERLRVKTSSTETAILHLSGGNQQKIAIGKWISLDSALYLFDEPTKGVDIGAKVDIFKLIRQLTEKGKGCLYFSSEIHEALGISDRILIMHNGQIVKELSRQEATQERILLYASGGKEQF comes from the coding sequence ATGGCGGAACCTTTACTTTCGATGTCGGCTATTGGAAAAAAATTCGGTACAGTGACAGCGTTGCAAAATGCAGAGTTCCACTTAAAAAAAGGTGAAGTTCACGCCATTCTAGGCGTCAATGGTGCGGGCAAAAGCACTTTAATTAAAATCCTGTCCGGGGTCTATCAACAGGATAACGGAACAATCTATTTGGATGGCTCTCTTGTCCAACTAGCTACGCCAAAGTCAGCTAAAGAGAATGGGATTTATTGTGTCTATCAGGAAGTGGATACTGCAATTGTGGCTGACTTAACGGTAGCAGAAAATATCTTGCTCGATACATTTGCTAACAGGGGTAAGTTATTTATCTCAAGACAAAAACTCAACGACAAAGCTCGAATGATTTTACATGAGTTGCAAGTAGACCATATTAATGTTCAACAAAAAGCGATGCACCTAACATTAGCGGAAAAACAGATGGTGTTAATTGCAAGAGCATTGGTCCATTCAGCAAAAATCATCATCTTCGACGAACCCACAGCTCCTTTATCAATTCATGAATCGGAAAAATTGTATGCCGTTATTTCGAAACTAAAACGAAAAGGCGTTGGATGTGTCTTTATTTCGCATCGGTTGCCAGAAGTGTTTGAAATTAGCGACCGGATTACCGTGATGCGTGAAGGGGCCAGGGTTGAAACTTATGCTACAGTCGATGCGGATCAAAGTCAGGTGATAGAAGCAATGCTCGGTGAGGCACTAAGCCATGAATTGGAACCGAGCACACACTTTCAAGGAACACCTTTTCTGCAAGTGGAAAATCTGTCAGATGGCTACAAACTTAAAAACTTGTCGCTTACGGTTTCATCAGGCGAAGTGGTTGGTGTCGTCGGTCTCGTTGGTGCCGGAAAAACGGAACTGGCAAAAGCTTTATTTGGAGCAACTCCTCTTACGTCAGGAACGATAAAGCTTAAAGGAAACGTGACAAAAATCAAGCATCCGGCTGACGCCATCAAAGCAGGAATGGCATTAATTCCTGAAGAACGGAGAAAAGAAGGGTTATTTGTTCAGGAATCATTGGAGATTAATGCCACATTTCCAAACTTGAAAAAATTCTCTAAAGGTTTGTTCATAAACCGAAAAGCCGAAAAAAGGTATGCAAATGAGATTATTGAACGTTTGCGCGTTAAAACTAGCAGTACTGAAACTGCGATTCTCCACCTAAGTGGAGGAAACCAACAGAAAATAGCAATCGGTAAATGGATTTCGCTCGATTCTGCTTTGTATCTATTTGATGAACCGACTAAAGGTGTGGATATTGGAGCAAAAGTGGATATTTTTAAATTGATCCGTCAATTGACGGAAAAAGGCAAAGGGTGTTTGTATTTTTCTAGTGAAATTCATGAAGCGCTCGGAATTTCCGATCGCATTCTCATCATGCACAATGGTCAAATCGTGAAGGAATTGTCACGGCAAGAAGCGACCCAAGAAAGGATTTTGTTGTATGCAAGTGGTGGAAAAGAACAATTTTGA
- a CDS encoding FecCD family ABC transporter permease: MTPKIPFPIKLTLSFILLALTLMVSLIFGAADISLKEVGLALFSTSSSDHIGVIREIRLPREIAAIFVGAALAVSGAMMQGMTRNPLADPGLLGLTAGANAALAFTLAFVPAANYFGIMIACFIGAAVGAALVFGIGAAKKGGFSPFRIVLAGAAISAFLTAIAEGIGLYFNISKNVSQWTAGGLIGTSWGQLQVVVPFIAVSLLVAFVLARQLTILSLSEEAAIGLGQKTAQIKAILFVVITLLAGAAVALAGNMAFIGLMIPHIIRAIVGTDYRFIIPMSAVAGAIFMLLADLIGRTINAPFETPVAAIIAILGLPFFLIIVRKGGKAFV; the protein is encoded by the coding sequence ATGACACCTAAAATTCCCTTTCCAATTAAATTAACTTTGAGTTTTATCTTACTAGCACTGACCTTGATGGTTTCTTTAATTTTCGGTGCGGCGGATATCAGTTTAAAAGAAGTCGGACTCGCTTTGTTTTCAACTTCTTCTAGCGATCATATTGGCGTGATTCGCGAGATTCGCCTGCCACGTGAAATTGCGGCCATTTTTGTTGGTGCTGCCCTCGCCGTTTCCGGTGCGATGATGCAAGGCATGACGCGCAACCCATTGGCTGATCCAGGTCTTCTCGGCTTAACAGCTGGGGCAAATGCCGCGCTTGCGTTCACTTTAGCGTTTGTTCCTGCCGCTAATTATTTCGGTATTATGATTGCTTGTTTTATCGGTGCGGCAGTTGGTGCTGCATTAGTGTTTGGGATTGGCGCCGCTAAAAAAGGTGGGTTTTCACCGTTTCGCATTGTCCTCGCAGGGGCCGCTATATCAGCTTTTCTAACTGCGATTGCTGAAGGCATTGGCCTTTACTTTAATATCTCAAAAAACGTTTCACAATGGACGGCGGGTGGATTGATTGGCACTTCTTGGGGACAGCTACAAGTAGTGGTTCCTTTTATCGCAGTGTCGTTACTAGTTGCCTTCGTGTTAGCACGGCAATTAACTATTTTAAGTTTAAGTGAAGAAGCTGCGATCGGCCTAGGACAAAAAACAGCGCAAATTAAAGCGATTCTTTTTGTTGTCATCACTCTTCTAGCAGGTGCTGCTGTGGCACTTGCTGGCAATATGGCGTTTATCGGTTTGATGATTCCCCATATCATTCGCGCGATTGTTGGAACCGATTACCGCTTTATCATTCCCATGTCTGCCGTAGCTGGAGCGATTTTTATGTTGCTCGCCGATTTGATTGGTCGGACAATCAATGCGCCTTTTGAAACTCCAGTCGCCGCAATCATTGCGATTCTCGGTTTGCCTTTCTTCCTAATCATCGTTCGTAAAGGAGGAAAAGCATTCGTATGA
- a CDS encoding dihydrofolate reductase family protein — protein sequence MGKIIVAMYLTLDGVMEEPSWTASYWDDEIAKFQLDLLFSSDALLLGRVTYEGFAAAWPSAEDEEGFAERINKLPKYVVSTSLKQTEWNARLITSNVAQVVTKLKKTGQRLLVYGSAELIETLLRYDLIDELHLMTFPLVLGEGKRLFKENADQKMFNLQNVRSTDSGVLIASYTPDK from the coding sequence ATGGGAAAAATTATTGTAGCTATGTATTTGACACTGGATGGGGTCATGGAAGAACCGTCTTGGACAGCATCTTACTGGGATGACGAGATTGCTAAATTTCAGTTGGATCTGTTGTTTAGTAGTGATGCATTGCTTCTTGGACGCGTAACTTATGAAGGGTTTGCGGCAGCTTGGCCTTCTGCAGAAGATGAAGAGGGATTTGCAGAGCGGATCAACAAATTACCAAAGTATGTGGTTTCGACAAGCTTAAAGCAGACTGAATGGAACGCTCGTTTAATCACCAGCAACGTAGCACAAGTAGTGACTAAACTGAAAAAAACCGGTCAACGATTATTGGTCTATGGTAGTGCCGAACTTATCGAAACCTTGCTGAGATATGATTTGATCGATGAACTTCATTTAATGACATTCCCACTTGTGTTAGGTGAAGGAAAACGACTATTCAAGGAAAATGCCGATCAGAAAATGTTTAACCTGCAGAATGTCCGGTCAACCGATTCAGGTGTCCTTATTGCCAGTTATACGCCGGATAAATAA
- a CDS encoding NAD(P)/FAD-dependent oxidoreductase — MEKNTLFDVTIIGGGPAGLYSAFYSGLREMKTKIIEFQPQLGGKIHVYPEKMIWDVGGQPPIQGAKLIDQLVAQGLTFQPEVVVNEKIEAIAKNEEGLFELKGSSGEVHLSKTVIVAVGGGILNPQKLQIEGAERFEVSNLNYTVKSLERFKNKTVLISGGGNSAIDWANELEPIAKQVYVTYRKRELAGHEAQVSQLMYGSAICCLETNITRLIASDDRDAIKYVELTHQETGEIQILSIDEMIINHGYERDISLLGNSPLNIDIADDYYIAGTPSSESSVEGLFAAGDILQHEAKLNLIAGTFQDAANAVNKAKQWIQPDANKIAMVSSHNEVFKKRNKELVKQLLV; from the coding sequence ATGGAAAAAAATACACTTTTTGATGTGACAATTATCGGTGGGGGACCTGCAGGTTTGTACTCTGCGTTCTATAGTGGCTTACGAGAAATGAAAACAAAGATTATCGAATTCCAACCACAATTGGGTGGGAAAATTCATGTTTATCCTGAAAAAATGATTTGGGACGTGGGAGGGCAACCCCCAATTCAAGGCGCAAAATTGATTGATCAGCTAGTAGCACAAGGACTGACATTTCAGCCGGAAGTAGTAGTAAATGAAAAAATAGAAGCGATTGCCAAAAATGAAGAAGGACTTTTTGAGCTGAAGGGTTCTTCGGGAGAGGTACATTTATCGAAAACAGTCATTGTGGCAGTAGGGGGAGGTATTTTGAACCCTCAAAAGCTACAAATTGAAGGAGCAGAACGTTTTGAAGTATCTAATTTAAATTACACAGTGAAATCTTTAGAGCGCTTTAAAAACAAAACCGTGCTGATTTCAGGCGGTGGCAACTCTGCAATCGATTGGGCAAACGAGCTAGAACCTATTGCCAAGCAAGTGTACGTTACATACCGAAAACGAGAACTCGCAGGTCATGAAGCGCAAGTGTCTCAGTTGATGTACGGGTCTGCAATTTGCTGTTTAGAAACGAACATTACGCGTTTGATCGCATCGGACGACCGGGATGCCATTAAATATGTTGAACTAACCCATCAAGAAACAGGAGAAATTCAAATTCTCTCCATTGATGAAATGATTATTAACCATGGCTATGAACGAGATATTAGTTTGCTCGGCAATAGTCCATTAAACATCGACATCGCCGACGACTATTACATTGCAGGAACACCAAGCAGTGAATCTTCTGTCGAAGGTCTGTTTGCAGCCGGTGATATTTTACAGCACGAAGCGAAACTGAATTTAATTGCTGGCACATTCCAAGATGCTGCTAACGCCGTCAATAAAGCTAAACAATGGATTCAACCAGACGCCAATAAAATCGCCATGGTCTCATCGCACAACGAAGTGTTTAAAAAACGCAACAAAGAATTAGTTAAACAGCTATTGGTGTGA
- a CDS encoding potassium channel family protein yields the protein MISFILTLRRMLKAFFQLIKDKEFQVLLGLTAVILLSGTIFYSTVEGFTVVDALYFSVATLTTVGSATLEPVTDFGKIFTILYMITGIGVMLSLIVKVSLQMRNKKKQADLK from the coding sequence ATGATATCCTTTATTTTGACATTGAGACGCATGCTAAAAGCTTTTTTTCAACTGATTAAAGATAAAGAATTCCAAGTATTACTTGGATTGACGGCAGTGATTTTGTTATCGGGAACGATTTTTTATTCGACAGTAGAAGGGTTTACCGTAGTGGACGCTTTGTATTTTAGTGTAGCAACATTAACAACTGTTGGGTCAGCAACTCTAGAACCAGTAACAGATTTTGGTAAAATTTTTACCATATTGTATATGATTACAGGTATTGGCGTCATGTTGAGTTTAATCGTGAAAGTATCTTTGCAAATGCGAAACAAAAAGAAACAAGCGGATTTAAAATAA
- a CDS encoding EAL domain-containing protein, which produces MQCNSCTVAAIKFEIKLEGQTNLSALPMVIDHLKRREIDVVQKSNKLQIDEKGAREILDFCNDLLVMDKAVFRINQEAWQPLTEMSKVFAMEWIDDVIKNERIICHYQPIVDSDENIYAYEMLARFKNEDGSMIYPNEIFPAAKTRGRLYALDRVCRMTAVKYAAALNGTKAFINFIPTSIYSPEFCLRSTIALSEKLGVNPNSLVFEVVETEKVDDVDHLKKILSYYRARGFDYALDDVGEGYSTIELLADLKPKYMKLDMQFVQDVATDTKKQEIAKKFLKKAQEVGSIPLAEGIEIRQDFDWLKQLGYQLFQGYYFGKPAATPVAIFQTSTT; this is translated from the coding sequence ATGCAATGCAATAGCTGCACTGTTGCAGCCATAAAATTTGAAATTAAGCTAGAAGGACAAACGAATCTTTCGGCGTTGCCAATGGTTATAGATCACTTGAAAAGAAGAGAAATTGATGTTGTTCAAAAAAGCAACAAACTGCAAATAGATGAAAAAGGCGCAAGAGAAATCCTCGATTTTTGCAATGACTTACTAGTGATGGACAAAGCCGTTTTCCGCATCAATCAGGAAGCTTGGCAGCCATTAACAGAGATGTCAAAAGTCTTCGCTATGGAATGGATAGATGATGTCATCAAAAATGAGAGAATCATTTGCCACTACCAACCAATTGTAGATAGCGATGAAAATATTTATGCGTATGAAATGTTAGCGCGTTTCAAAAACGAAGATGGCTCGATGATTTACCCAAATGAAATTTTTCCTGCGGCAAAAACACGTGGCCGTTTATATGCACTAGACCGGGTTTGCAGGATGACTGCTGTGAAATATGCAGCCGCATTAAATGGAACAAAAGCGTTTATCAACTTTATCCCGACATCGATTTATTCACCCGAATTTTGTTTGCGGTCGACCATCGCATTGTCTGAGAAATTAGGAGTAAATCCAAATTCGTTAGTGTTTGAAGTAGTGGAAACTGAAAAAGTAGACGACGTCGATCACTTAAAGAAAATTCTCAGTTATTATCGAGCTCGAGGCTTTGACTACGCATTAGACGATGTTGGCGAAGGGTATAGCACGATTGAACTATTGGCTGATTTAAAGCCTAAGTATATGAAACTCGATATGCAATTTGTTCAAGACGTTGCAACGGATACAAAAAAACAAGAAATCGCCAAAAAATTTCTGAAAAAAGCTCAAGAAGTTGGCTCGATTCCGTTAGCAGAAGGTATAGAAATACGTCAAGATTTTGATTGGCTAAAGCAGCTCGGTTATCAATTATTCCAAGGGTATTATTTTGGGAAACCAGCAGCAACGCCTGTAGCTATATTTCAAACCTCAACAACTTAA
- a CDS encoding iron-hydroxamate ABC transporter substrate-binding protein encodes MKKLFLPLTLFSLLLLLSACNSDTVAKETSDTNSDTITYESENGPVEVPADPQRVVVLSTYSGDVMSLDVPLVGVDSWSKMNPRFEEQLEDVEEVADTDLEKIIELDPDLIIGGSTINNIDKLNKIAPTVTFTYGNLSYLEQHLEIGKLLNKEQQAQEWITDFQERAQQAGEDIRAKIGQDTTVSVIENFDKQLYVFGDNWGRGTEILYQEMKLKMPEKVEEMALADGYYMLSQEVLPEYMGDYVIFSKDSTQDNSFQETDVYKNTPAAKSGQIFEANAKEFYFNDPLTLEYQLDFFIENFLGE; translated from the coding sequence ATGAAAAAACTATTTTTACCTCTCACTTTATTTTCTTTACTACTTCTTCTTAGTGCTTGTAATTCTGATACTGTTGCAAAAGAAACTAGCGACACCAACTCTGACACGATTACTTATGAATCTGAAAATGGTCCTGTAGAAGTTCCAGCTGATCCACAGCGCGTCGTTGTTTTATCTACATATAGCGGAGACGTGATGTCTTTAGACGTTCCATTAGTCGGTGTCGATTCTTGGTCAAAAATGAATCCTCGCTTTGAAGAACAACTAGAAGATGTAGAAGAAGTAGCCGACACAGACCTTGAAAAAATTATTGAATTAGATCCAGACTTGATTATTGGTGGGTCCACTATCAATAATATTGACAAATTAAATAAAATCGCTCCAACTGTGACATTTACATACGGCAATTTAAGCTATTTGGAACAGCATCTTGAAATCGGGAAATTACTGAACAAAGAACAACAAGCACAAGAGTGGATTACCGATTTCCAAGAACGTGCGCAACAAGCTGGGGAAGACATTCGTGCGAAAATCGGACAAGATACCACTGTTTCGGTTATTGAAAACTTCGATAAGCAATTATACGTTTTCGGAGATAACTGGGGACGCGGAACCGAAATTCTCTACCAAGAAATGAAATTAAAAATGCCTGAAAAAGTAGAAGAAATGGCTTTAGCAGACGGCTATTACATGTTGTCTCAAGAAGTATTACCGGAATACATGGGTGATTACGTTATCTTTAGTAAAGACAGCACGCAAGATAACTCCTTCCAAGAAACAGATGTTTACAAAAACACTCCGGCTGCCAAAAGCGGACAAATTTTTGAAGCCAACGCCAAAGAATTTTACTTTAACGACCCCCTCACACTCGAATACCAATTGGATTTCTTTATCGAAAACTTTTTAGGTGAGTGA
- a CDS encoding ABC transporter permease, producing MQVVEKNNFEKNKSSVKNNAIQFLFKYGAIALLVFIIFYFSTISDAFFTYDNFTDILRSISIVTLLALGVTFTLVVGGFDLSVGSTMSFSTVVSASLMVWYEMPLWLVLILPLLIGVLVGVFNSFLIVIIGIPDLLATLSVMYIVAGLHRTYTEGYSVYNNMPLTSGGTAPGQLSDAFLLIGQGQLMGLPVPVWIMLVMVIASYIVLHHTRWGRILYMTGGNAEAATLSGVNVKKVKFTAYVVSGFFASMAGILFTARVGSGQIDAGAPLMMEAVAAVFVGYSVLGAGKPNALGTFFGAAVIGILLNGLTILNLPYYAFDIIKGSVLVAALAVTYIYAKKKLNRT from the coding sequence ATGCAAGTGGTGGAAAAGAACAATTTTGAGAAAAACAAAAGTTCAGTGAAAAATAATGCGATTCAGTTTCTATTCAAATATGGTGCAATTGCTTTGCTGGTGTTTATCATTTTTTATTTTAGTACAATCAGTGATGCCTTTTTCACATATGATAATTTCACGGACATTTTACGCTCGATTTCGATTGTGACCTTATTAGCTCTAGGCGTAACGTTCACGCTTGTGGTAGGTGGATTTGATCTATCAGTGGGTTCGACAATGTCATTTTCGACCGTCGTTTCTGCATCATTAATGGTGTGGTACGAGATGCCGTTATGGCTTGTTCTTATTTTGCCATTGCTAATTGGAGTTCTAGTTGGTGTATTCAACAGCTTTCTCATTGTGATTATTGGCATTCCAGACTTGCTGGCAACTTTGAGTGTGATGTATATCGTAGCTGGTTTGCACCGAACTTATACGGAAGGCTATTCGGTCTATAATAATATGCCTCTAACTTCAGGTGGAACCGCACCTGGTCAATTGTCGGATGCATTTCTTTTGATAGGTCAAGGGCAATTAATGGGCCTGCCGGTTCCTGTTTGGATTATGCTAGTGATGGTTATAGCATCTTACATCGTACTGCATCACACGCGTTGGGGGCGAATTCTTTATATGACGGGTGGAAATGCTGAAGCTGCCACGTTGTCAGGAGTTAACGTTAAAAAAGTGAAATTTACAGCTTATGTGGTATCTGGTTTCTTTGCATCAATGGCCGGTATCCTCTTTACAGCACGCGTAGGTTCGGGACAAATTGATGCTGGAGCTCCACTAATGATGGAGGCGGTTGCGGCTGTCTTCGTGGGATATTCAGTTTTAGGAGCAGGTAAGCCAAATGCTTTAGGTACATTTTTTGGTGCAGCTGTTATTGGAATCTTATTGAACGGACTGACGATTCTAAACCTTCCTTATTATGCCTTTGATATTATTAAAGGCAGTGTGCTGGTCGCTGCCTTAGCAGTTACTTATATTTACGCCAAAAAGAAACTCAATAGAACATAA
- a CDS encoding FecCD family ABC transporter permease translates to MIHPSLRKKQRISYYGLLALILLTAIISMGLGYSPISYDRLMPALLGQGTFKEEFILFSIRLPRILITLLAGMALALSGAILQSVTRNDLADPGIIGINSGAGVAIAVFFLFIPVEVGAFAYLLPLVAFGGALLTAILIYAFSYSRSAGLQPVRLVLVGIGFSMALSGVMIVLISSAEPEKVDFIANWLAGSIWGADWPFIIAILPWLLILIPFTLYKANRMNVLGLSDPVGIGIGVSIEKERLVLLLAAVALAASAVSVTGGIAFIGLMAPHIAKAIVGPRHQLFLPLAILIGGWLLLLADTIGRNLLQPSGIPAGIMAALIGAPYFIYLLLRK, encoded by the coding sequence ATGATTCATCCTAGTTTACGTAAAAAACAACGAATTTCGTATTATGGTTTGCTGGCACTGATTTTACTAACAGCCATAATCAGTATGGGCTTAGGTTATTCGCCTATTTCTTATGACCGATTAATGCCTGCCCTCCTCGGACAAGGAACATTTAAAGAAGAATTTATTTTGTTTTCAATTCGCTTGCCGCGAATTTTAATTACTTTACTAGCCGGAATGGCACTCGCTTTGTCTGGTGCTATTTTACAAAGTGTGACGCGTAATGACTTGGCAGACCCTGGAATTATCGGGATCAATTCCGGAGCTGGTGTCGCCATTGCGGTATTCTTCTTATTTATCCCAGTTGAAGTTGGTGCTTTTGCTTACTTGCTACCGCTTGTCGCTTTTGGTGGTGCACTTTTAACGGCTATATTGATTTATGCTTTTTCTTATTCTCGAAGTGCAGGGCTACAACCTGTTCGTTTAGTTCTCGTCGGCATCGGTTTTTCAATGGCACTTTCTGGCGTTATGATTGTCCTCATTTCTTCTGCTGAACCGGAAAAAGTTGATTTTATCGCCAATTGGTTAGCAGGTAGCATTTGGGGAGCAGATTGGCCATTTATCATTGCCATCCTTCCGTGGTTATTGATATTAATCCCGTTTACTTTATATAAAGCAAACCGCATGAACGTTCTCGGGCTGAGTGACCCCGTCGGAATCGGGATTGGTGTTTCTATTGAAAAAGAACGACTTGTGTTGTTACTGGCCGCTGTCGCTTTAGCCGCTTCTGCGGTTTCTGTTACTGGTGGAATCGCGTTTATCGGGTTAATGGCCCCGCATATTGCCAAAGCCATTGTCGGACCGCGGCATCAATTGTTCTTGCCGCTTGCGATTTTGATAGGCGGTTGGCTATTGTTACTAGCAGATACCATCGGACGAAATTTACTCCAACCTTCGGGTATTCCAGCAGGTATTATGGCGGCATTGATCGGTGCACCTTACTTCATCTATTTGTTGTTGAGAAAATAA
- a CDS encoding sugar ABC transporter substrate-binding protein: MKKQSIWLLVTLLLIGIVLGACQPKGEVTEEKTSSDTEAKTSAHPLAGKEIALIMQINLGTFSAQYIAGVEEQIENFGGKVTVFTSQGDLAKMASNLDAAINQGVDGILIDHGTKEALNQGVEKALEKGISVVAFDAGIDVDGVVSLEQGDQQMAEMTLGKLAQDNEGTANIVKIWTAGFAPMERRQIAYEKFLADNPNIQEVTAFGSATSNTALDTQSQMEAVLKQYPNEGEITAVWASWDEFAKGAVRAIEQSGRTDIKVYGIDMSDEDLQLMQKENSPWLASAAVDPTDIGRIQVRYLYQLLNGEQPEEKVILEPIFIEAQNLPEEAVTTDKLSDYIEGWGSSDQGYTDDLRELEGQ; this comes from the coding sequence ATGAAAAAACAATCTATCTGGCTACTTGTCACTTTGTTATTAATCGGTATTGTGTTGGGTGCTTGTCAACCAAAAGGAGAGGTTACAGAAGAGAAAACTTCTTCAGACACAGAAGCAAAAACTTCAGCTCATCCGCTTGCAGGTAAAGAAATTGCTTTAATCATGCAGATCAACCTCGGTACTTTTTCTGCACAATACATAGCAGGTGTTGAAGAGCAAATTGAAAATTTCGGAGGCAAAGTGACTGTTTTCACTTCCCAAGGAGATTTGGCGAAAATGGCTTCTAACTTAGATGCTGCGATTAACCAAGGCGTCGATGGTATTTTAATTGATCACGGCACAAAAGAAGCGTTAAACCAAGGAGTGGAAAAAGCCCTGGAAAAAGGGATTTCAGTTGTGGCATTTGATGCAGGTATTGATGTGGACGGTGTAGTTTCTTTAGAACAAGGCGATCAGCAAATGGCGGAGATGACTTTGGGGAAATTAGCGCAAGACAATGAGGGCACAGCCAATATCGTCAAAATTTGGACCGCTGGTTTTGCACCGATGGAAAGACGTCAAATAGCATATGAAAAATTCTTGGCAGATAACCCGAATATCCAAGAAGTCACAGCATTTGGATCGGCAACTAGCAATACGGCATTGGATACACAGTCACAAATGGAAGCTGTATTGAAGCAATATCCAAATGAAGGAGAAATTACTGCAGTGTGGGCTTCATGGGATGAATTTGCTAAAGGCGCTGTTCGTGCTATCGAACAGTCTGGCCGGACAGATATTAAAGTTTATGGAATCGATATGAGTGATGAGGATCTTCAGTTAATGCAAAAAGAAAATAGCCCTTGGCTAGCTTCTGCAGCGGTTGATCCAACAGATATTGGGCGCATTCAAGTGCGTTATTTATACCAATTGCTAAACGGAGAACAGCCAGAAGAAAAAGTAATTCTAGAACCCATATTTATCGAGGCACAAAATTTGCCGGAAGAAGCGGTGACAACCGATAAACTGAGCGACTATATAGAAGGTTGGGGGTCAAGTGACCAAGGTTATACAGATGACTTGCGTGAATTGGAAGGGCAATAA